The proteins below come from a single Halobacillus salinarum genomic window:
- a CDS encoding lipid II flippase Amj family protein: protein MEFVTEKLIYISLFILIIHTIETLAYAVRLSGARVGLIASALSLFNIMVIVSRMANMLQQPFTGSLVDTAPSSNTLSFLEHQYRVIIGASTIGTLVGIILLPTFVALFSRAIIHLSQQGGSVPSLFKTIFTLDYIKRGLNQMHFPNRTYLKNFSLAHIPKRLFLINMLVTSIYTVGVLSALYAALLAPDRNNTVIMSSGLINGIATILLVVFVDPKISVMADDVINKRGNYLTLRNASLMMVTSRLLGTLLAQLLFIPGAEYIAWFTQFIV from the coding sequence TTGGAGTTTGTAACGGAAAAATTAATTTATATTTCTTTATTCATTTTAATAATACATACCATTGAAACTCTGGCTTATGCTGTGCGCTTATCGGGAGCGCGGGTAGGTTTGATTGCGTCTGCATTGTCTTTATTTAATATCATGGTGATCGTTTCAAGAATGGCCAATATGCTGCAGCAACCCTTTACAGGGAGCTTGGTGGATACTGCTCCAAGCTCAAATACTCTATCTTTTCTGGAGCATCAGTACAGGGTTATTATTGGTGCCTCTACAATAGGCACGTTAGTGGGGATTATTTTATTACCAACGTTTGTGGCTTTATTTTCAAGAGCGATCATTCATCTATCTCAACAAGGAGGGTCTGTCCCTTCATTATTTAAGACCATTTTTACACTGGATTATATTAAACGTGGCTTAAACCAGATGCATTTTCCAAATAGAACGTATTTAAAAAACTTTTCATTAGCTCACATACCAAAACGATTGTTTTTGATAAATATGCTCGTAACTTCTATTTATACAGTAGGGGTTTTATCAGCGTTGTATGCAGCGCTTCTGGCTCCAGATAGAAACAATACTGTCATTATGTCTTCAGGTTTAATTAATGGCATAGCTACTATACTGTTAGTGGTGTTTGTGGATCCGAAAATATCAGTGATGGCAGATGACGTCATTAATAAGCGAGGGAATTATTTAACTTTAAGAAATGCGTCGCTTATGATGGTTACTTCGAGGCTGCTTGGGACCTTACTGGCTCAACTGCTGTTCATTCCTGGGGCAGAGTACATTGCATGGTTCACTCAATTTATCGTTTAA